ACACTAATGCAAAATGAACGATCGTGATTGCATTATTTGTGAATTTACAAACGAAGGTGAAAGTTTGACAGTAGGATTCCGGGCTTGGTTATGTGAAAAATTTAACGAtgaagatattgaagaaatcatTAAAAGTGCACAAACAGTCACCATAAAATGGCCTTCAAATGTAGAAGTTGTACCTGCATCAAAAATGCAGAAAAAGTTAAAGAATTGTATATGGCAACAATCAGTTGCTAAAATTTTAGCACATGGCGGTAAGTTTATTTTTCACTTTCGGTAATGGATCGGTAATTATCGTTTCATAATGCAATGTCGCATATGCAAATGCAACATagaattgaaatcaattttacaatgATCGCAAAATTCAGCCATATAAACTTCTTATTATTGGCTTATTATTGACTTCTTATTATTGTGTTATGTTGTTACGTTTTGCTACTTTAACCTCTTTGTATGATTATCTACTCTGTATAATCATTTTTGTacgtgtttaatattttttctttgctgagaattattttatattattttcagattggACTAGTATGTGTAATATTCGTGAAAACTGTATTAAATATGGCATCCCTAATCCTTCTAAAGAAGAACGgaaactaataaaaaagaaagttacTGATGATTCCAGTGATGAAGAAGATattgtaagtaattttatattgataatacATGTAGAGGGAATTAAAGAGAATGCTTGTTGAGAAACCGGCAGTTCGTAAGTCAAAATCGGGAAAAGCGGACACATAACTGTGTCAATATTGGAGCTTGTTTTCGTTCAACTAGTTTGTAAGTTTAGATATTAGATGTCATAGCTTAATATGTCGAGCgcgcttattttcaaaatagcaCGTTAATCTCTCTGTACCGAGGTCAGAACAATATTGACCCTTAGACAGAATTTCGCGCCAATAATCCCGTCCCCTCCAACGGGGCCTGTTCGATCCGATTTTCGGGCACTACCGAAGTACGCGCGATATAGTCGGCAGATTCACCGGAGCACCGTAGAACGAGCGACATCGAACCTTCGGAAGCACGGGTCGAGTGTTACGGCCTTTTTTGAGTCAAGCGCAGCGCGACGGCTCACGGCTCCATCGCCACAGTGCCACGGAGTGTCAGAAGCGGGAGGTTGTAATAAAACCCATTGTAAAGGctaaataaaagtataagtGTTTGACTCCATCAATCGAGAGTTCTTCTTGGACGACTACGCCTTCTGACCCTGCTGATATTGAGACTGAAAGAATAACTTCGGTGCTCGTCTCGATACGACGGTGTGAGCCAGAGCGCGACCGTGCTCAATTGGCATCACGGTCCCTCTGACGATCAACTCGGCTGAACCTCGACGTGTCGTTTGACACACATAGCATCCTTGGCGCTTTACTAAGCGAAGCCGGCGTCCGCGGACGTCACGAGATTTTAAAATCGCGTCCGCAACATtgttggtccttcgagccggatctaAGGAATTGTGTGCGCTCAGCGACCATTCAGAGGTGACCACAGGGGCATAGACCTGAATGCATCATGACCGATCAATTACTGGCCACGCAGCAGATGGCCATGCAGCTACACTCAGTGGCTCGAGCGCTCTCGAACTTCAAGAAGATTGGCAAGAACAACTACACGCCAGCGCTGATTCGAGCGCGATTAACTGGATTGAAGGAAGCCTGGTCACTGTGCGCGGCCTCCCACGCTGCGCTGCTACATGCAGTTCCAACCGCCAAACGGACGGGCCTCAGTTACTTCGACAACACGGAGTTCGACGATCACGAGGAGATCTTCCTGAGGGCAGCGGACTACAAGACGGAATGCCTCGAGGAGCTGGAGCCCCCTCTCAACTCAACACCATTGGCAAGTCCTCCGGTGTACGGTAATCCGTCTGCGTTACTTTCCTTGTCGCACTTACCGCCTATCAATATACCGCCGTTCTCGGGAAACCATGAGGGAGAGCTTTCGCGATCGATTCACGTCGCTCACAATTAAAAACCAGGAGTTAACTCCATTTTCACGCATGCATTACTTAGCGTCTAGTCTCTCCGGGCGTGCTCTTGAGTCGATACGAACGGTTCCAGTCACCGCAGACAATTTTGAAGTAGCTTGGCGATTGCTAGTCTCGCGGTACGATAATAAAAGGCGATTGGTCGGCGTGCATGTCTCCGCGCTGTGTAACTTGCCGAGCGTCACGCGCGAATCAGCTATCGAACTTCGCGAGTTGCAGGATAAAGCCAATCGAGCTATTGCATCGCTTCGGAATCTCCACCGTTCATCGGACGAAATTTTGAGTGACGTCTTAGTGCATCTCGTCACTCAGCGGCTTGATCACGCTACGCACAAAGCGTGGCAATTGAAAGGAGGCGATGAGTCCGCGATTCCGAGGTACGAAGACTTAGATCGATTTCTCTCCGCGCGCGTGCGAGCCTTGGAAGAACTCACGCCTCATAACTCCGCCAGGCCCGCCCGGTCTTCGAAATCCGCGTCTATAAACGCCGCCACCACGTCTCAAGTCTCGTGTCCGATCTGTAAAGCGCCTCATTACCTGACTAAATGTCCGCAATTTGTTAAGAAGGGCCCGAGTCAACGCATGGAGTTTATTAAGCAGCACTACAGGTGCATTAATTGCCTCAGTGCGAAACACGCTCTGTCTTCATGTCCAAGTCAGTACACTTGTCGTCAATGCCAGAAACGGCATCATTCGTTGCTCCATGTTGACTCGATCTCATGCGCTGCCACAACGGCAACATCGACTGAACCGACTACGCCGGCGGAAACGAGGGATGGTCGCGAGGCGGTCGCGTTGGTTGCCTCAAACAAATTATTGCCTCGAGCTCCGGTGCTTCTGGCGATAGCACGAGTTACAGTTCGTTCACCAGCGGGCCGCGACGCAAACGTCCGAGCGTTGCTCGACACGGGATCTGAAATCACCTTCATTTCCGCCCGGCTCGCGCAAACTTTAAGACTGCGTCGTTTCCGCGATCCATTGTCGCTCTCAGCCGTCGGAGGCCTCAAGGCCGGCAACTGCAAGTTTGCCGCTCATATCATACTCTTGCCGCCACGTCAAACTGAGCCGCGTCTCGCGGTCACCGCGTCAATCTTACCGTCTCTCGCTGATTACTCGTCGAGGCTCGATCGAGCTGATTTCAACTGGGACCATCTAGCGGATCTCGCGTTAGCAGATCCGCATTTCACTAACTCTGATCCCATTGAGCTTCTCATCGGCGCCGATATCTATGACGAGATATTTCTTGGCAAGATGCGGAGGGGAGCACGCGGGCAGCCCTATGCGTTGAAGACTATTTTTGGATGGGCCTTATCCGGCCCTACACAGGTGTCGAATCCGGCCCGCCGAGCAATTACTGTTTAACATTGTTCGGACTCAACGTCGCTTGCGCTCGATCGCGAATTGAGAAGATTTTGGGAGATCGAGGAGGTTCCGCGACAGACTGTGCTCAGCTCGGAGGAGCAACGATGCGAGGATCACTTTGTTACTACTCATTCGCGTTGTTCCGACGGCCGATACACTGTGCGCCTCCCATTCAAGAGTGGTCCTCCCATCACTGTCGGTCGGTCTCGCGATATCGCTGAACGATGCTTAAAAGGTTTATTTCGACGTTTCAAAGTTAACGCCGCTCTCAAACAAGAATATTCAAATTTCATGCGGGAATACGAAGCGCTAGGACACATGCGAAAAGCATTGCCCCTCTCAGAGTCTTCTCAGTGCGTGTATATTCCCCACCATCCCGTCTTTCGCGACGGCAGTGCGACCACGCATTTGCGCGTGGTATTCAATGCGTCGAGTCTCACGTCGAGCGGGAAATCGCTCAATGACCATCTGCTTCCCGGACCGAAATTGCAGACGGATCTGGCGGCGGTTGTAATGCGATTGCGGCAATTTCGCTACGTGTACTCGGCCGACGTCGCCAAGATGTGTAGGCAGATCGTCGTTGATTCGCGTGACGTCGATTATCAGCGCATCTTATGGATGGACGGTGAGACGGAGCGCGTGCAGGATTATCAGCTCCTGACCGTGACGTATGGCACAGCGTCAGCGCCGTTTTTAGCGCTGCGAGTGCTGCGCCAGTTAGTTCGCGACGAGGGACATTCTTTTCCGTTAGCCGTCCCGGTCCTGACGGATAACATTTATGTTGACGACGTCCTGTTCGGCGCCGACGATGTCCCTCTTCTTCGACAGGTGCGCGACCAAGTATGCTCGTTACTCCGCTGTGGCCAATTCAATTTGCGCAAGTGGTCCAGCAATTCGTCGGCTCTTCTGAGCGACATTGACGACCGCGATCACGGCCTGGCCTGCAGCAAAGACCTGCAACCTGGCGAGAAGGTGAAGGTCCTCGGAATCAGCTGGCATCCCGCAGAGGACGTGTTTAAGTTCCGCGTGTCCTGTCCTCCCTCTGACTCGATAACGAAGAGATCGATTCTCTCGAATGTCGCGCGGATTTTCGATCCGCTGGGGTGGAGTGCTCCGGTCACAATTAcggcaaaattatttcttcaacgCCTATGGCAATCGCGGCTCGATTGGGATGACCAATTTCCCGCCGACCTTGCGAAGGAATGGGAAGTTGTTCGAGCGTCGCTCCTGGCGCTGGACGGCCTTCAGCTGGATCGATGGGTTCGACGCGGATCGGGGACGACGGCTTACGAGCTGCACGGATTCGCGGACGCGTCCTCCCAGGCGTATGCAGCCGTATTTATCTGCGGCTCCTTTCGATCTCCGGCGAGGTCTCCTCGATGCTCCTCGTCGGAAAGTCCAAGGTCGCGCCCGTCAAAACACTGAGTGTTCCACGCTTGGAGCTCTCAGCGGCGGTACTGCTCTCCAGATTGATGAACTTCGTGATCGCGTCTCTTCATGTTTCGGAGGTTCCATGCTATTGTTGGACGGATTCTACGGTCGTCCTTGCGTGGATTGCGCAGCATCCGTCGAGGTGGCGAACGTTCGTTGCCAATCGCGTCGCGGAAATTCAGACCCGACTTCCCTCCGCTGTTTGGCGGCACGTGCCCACCACCGATAACTCCGCCGACTGCGCGTCTCGCGGAATTCCCGGACACCAGCTCGCATCACATCCCCTTTGGTGGCATGGTCCGGCGTGGCTTAGGCTTCCGAGCTCCGAGTGGCCCATGATTGTCGGTCCTCCCCCTGAGACCTCAATGGAGCATAATCTGAGGACGTGTGCTCTCGTCGCGATGCCGGACGACAGTGGAGTGTGGGACCTTGCCGCGCGCTACTCGTCTTGGTCGAGGTTAATGCGCATTATCGCATACGTCATGCGATTTATCTCGCGTGCTCGCGAACATGGGGCTGTACCTAGGGTTGCCAActcaaaaagattaaattaccGGATATTTTGTCTTCGGAAACAAAATTGAACCGGACAAAACCGaacataaacaataattataagaatcataaataataatcataaaattagagtaaacacaaaattttataagaaattacttataatattgttttttaaacaatttaaaaaataagtaggatcaataaaataaataatttattattattatttaatagaagatcaattttattattaaacttaaaattaaatattattacatcttatacgcatatatttaatttctaatattttgttataaacattttgttaaaacatttaacacgtttaacattaaaataaaatatgtttatttattaaaacctaaaagattttttgaacaaaaataaaagaatatttagtaataaaaatatttgagtaaaaacaaaatattcaaaaattttttggatATCAAAGCTCATTCGATTACTTAAAgtcatatttttctatatttcttacAGCTTTTAATAGATTAGGTTTAGATTTAGTATAATTTGCGAAGTCATTACATgacatatcaaaattaataagagTAAATAATTCAGCTTTAACTAATACAACTTCCATTCTGTTTCTTGACTTTGTCCATATTTGTCCCATTGAACTGAATACTCTTTCTAGGAAAGCATTACTTGTTGGTATTGAAAGTACAGcctgtactatttttaataagttatttgtagtaatattacatttcttgaATATAGCTATCCATTGTTATATATCcataataataatggaatcgacattgattttattattatttttaactggGCAAAGTCATCAATGTGTCTCTGaatgtaaataatacttaattacCTTTCACTGTAAAATAATCAAAACACTGAGTcacgaattaaaataaactgataAATTATATGAACTGCTCAATAgactttacaatatttatgtaacaaaacaataattatgCAACCATTGAGCAACTATTATCGAAGACTGTTTTCTTTTAGATCTGTTGTCCTATAACTAGTCTGCTACTAGAGTTCAGATCTTAAACTGCGTTCGGAAACATCACCCGAATCATCCGAGTGGCCGATTTTCTCCATATTGTTTAAAAAGGATACATACTAACAATCGGGTGAGATTTCCGAACGCAGTTTTAGTAATGGTCTCTCCATTTCAAATTCTAAGTGCCACGAAAATTAGCGGGAAATCTGTTAAATAGTTCCTTACGCTCTAAAtaccattttattatttaaatatacgtaaaaacCGGACATATGATGTCCGGTTTAACTTATCAATCGGACACCGGACAATACTCCTAAAAACCTGACAGTCTGGGTCAAAACCGGACGGTTGGCAACCCTAGCTGTACGGGCTGAGAACGTTGAGACTCCTTCGTCCCTGACAGTCCGCGAGCTTCGGCGTGCGACGAACTTTTGGGTGACAACCATTCAATCGGCGCTATTCGCGAGCGAGCTGGCCGCGCTTCAAAGGGGAGACGCACTTCCGGTGAAAAGTGCACTTCTGCCTCTCGCTCCGTACTTGGACGAAGACGGAATAATTCGTGTTGGCGGGCGGTTGTCGCGGGCGTCCATCCCGACCTGCGCGAGGCACCCGATCGTCCTCGCTTCTCATCCCCTCGTCCGACTTCTCATACAAGATATCCATCTGAGATATCTCCACGCCGGCATTCAGCTTACGTTGGCTACCTTACGGCGAAATTTCTGGGTGATCCGAGCTCGCAGTGCAGTCAGAGCGGTCATCCATCAGTGTGTGGCGTGCACTCGCGAGCGAGCTGCCGTCCCGACACAGCAAATGGGGACCCTCCCTCAAGTAAGAGTCTCTCCTCCCGCGCGTGCATTCCTTCACAGCGGAGTGGATTACGCCGGTCTGATATTTATCAAAGCAAGGTCTGGCCGCGGAGTAACTTCCCGAAAAGCATATATCGCCATATTCGTGTGTCTAGCAACGCGCGCGATACATCTAGAGTTGGTCGAGGGATATGCCACTCCGGCATTTTTGGGGGCCTACTCGCGATTTGTGGCTCGAAGGGGTCTCCCGAGGTCGATGTATTCCGACAACGGGACCACCTTCGTCGGGGCTGATCGCGAGCTGACCGCCGCGTTTCGGGCGGCACTTCGCGATCCCACCTTCTTGAACAGGACGGCCTCGGACAATGTCGAGTGGCATTTTCTGCCTCCTTCTGCCCCTCACTTCGGCGGCTTATGGGAGGCTGGTGTGAGAAGCGTAAAGTACCATATTCGCCGAGTGGTGGGAGCGCACACGCTGACATTCGAGGAGTTTTGCACGCTCCTTTGCAATATCGAGGCATGCCTCAATTCCAGACCGATAGCGCCGCTCTTCGATTCGCTTGACTCTTTGATCCGCTGACTCCAGAGCACTTTCTCATTGGAGCTGCGCTCAACGCGAGTCCGGAACCGTTCCTGCTGCAGGTAAAAGAGAATCGCCTATCTCGGTGGCAGCTGGTTCGGCAGCTTACTGAGCGCATTTGGAAGTTGTGGCAGAGCGACTATATTAACACGCTGCAGCAACGGGGAAAATGGCGACGTCAGCAGCCGAACCTTCGGGTAGGGCAGCTGGTTTTGCTTCGCAACCCACAGCTCCCACCATGCAAGTGGGAGCTCGGCCGCGTTGTGCGGTGTCACCCGGGTCTCGACGATTTGGTTCGCGTTGTGACGGTCAAAACGGCGTCGTCCGAGTACAAGCGTCCGATCGGCAAATTATGCGTCCTGCCAATCGACATTGAGCGTGCGGCGAGCGCTGAACATTAGTGCAACTTTTCGTCTCAATGTGCCGACCGCCTCGCTTGATTCTGGTCTGGTCgtcaaaatcttatatttttctctctgcCTTTCATGAATCAGTCGTA
This genomic window from Solenopsis invicta isolate M01_SB chromosome 13, UNIL_Sinv_3.0, whole genome shotgun sequence contains:
- the LOC120359328 gene encoding uncharacterized protein LOC120359328; the encoded protein is MNDRDCIICEFTNEGESLTVGFRAWLCEKFNDEDIEEIIKSAQTVTIKWPSNVEVVPASKMQKKLKNCIWQQSVAKILAHGDWTSMCNIRENCIKYGIPNPSKEERKLIKKKVTDDSSDEEDIVKNKASTSKDANKESIMYNRKKEML